The Akkermansia sp. N21116 genome includes a region encoding these proteins:
- a CDS encoding L,D-transpeptidase family protein: MIRYSIILIGGCLALASCIPNEYAKTQQAKSSYLHGVGGTSGVKTDIPPEARLGQGFWDWPAGLEGERRIVIDTKLQKVTYYVGDTIVGTSPVSTGKEGHATPLGTYKIIKKDKDYKSGTYGVLRSKATGAVVNGDFNNRAGSVPAGCYYDPAPMPYYLSFLPGYGMHQGFVAGYPVSHGCVRMPEDMARVFFENTPMGTTVVVK, translated from the coding sequence ATGATTCGGTACAGTATCATCCTCATAGGCGGTTGCTTGGCTCTGGCTTCATGTATTCCCAATGAATACGCCAAGACGCAACAGGCCAAATCTTCGTATTTGCATGGAGTTGGCGGAACTTCCGGAGTCAAGACGGACATTCCGCCGGAGGCGCGGCTGGGACAGGGCTTCTGGGATTGGCCTGCGGGGCTGGAAGGCGAACGCCGGATCGTGATCGATACCAAGCTGCAAAAAGTGACGTATTATGTGGGAGATACTATTGTCGGGACCTCTCCCGTTTCGACGGGGAAAGAGGGGCATGCCACTCCCCTTGGTACGTACAAGATCATTAAGAAGGACAAGGATTACAAGTCGGGAACCTACGGAGTATTGCGCAGCAAGGCAACGGGAGCCGTTGTGAATGGCGACTTCAACAACCGTGCCGGAAGTGTTCCGGCTGGGTGCTATTACGATCCGGCGCCGATGCCTTACTATTTGTCCTTCCTTCCAGGTTACGGGATGCATCAGGGGTTTGTAGCCGGATATCCCGTTAGTCATGGCTGTGTCCGTATGCCGGAGGATATGGCACG